Below is a genomic region from Argopecten irradians isolate NY chromosome 14, Ai_NY, whole genome shotgun sequence.
TTTAGCAGGACACAAAACAAAGAGTTCGATAGGCTTGTACTCGTTTCTTTTATTGGTAATTTGAATTGGTtttcatatcataaataaacaaaatagtgGCACATTGCTTTGAAGGTAAATTTAAAGTTCACTGATATTGGTAATCCAATGTAGACACTGTATATTATGTCCGTAGATGGCAATTCATCAATAAGTTTACTGTCTCACACTTGTTCTCTATTTGGAAATCCAAcctttgaaaatatgtaataaaagtaAAGAATTGAGCGTCATATTAATTAGCGGTAATTCCACAAAAATAGGGAAATAAGGTAGATATGAAGATTTGAATAATTAACCATTAAACATCCACAGGTAGATTATAAACAATTATGTAAGAACAATAAACGTACGAACTTTCTTTAGGATAACTTCCTCCGCGTTCCGTTAGACTCTGTCCAAGAGTCTAAatgaattttattataaaacaagTTAGGTTAGTGGAAATGAATAATGTTCATTCAATAATTGTCCTTCAAATAAACACATATGTAATAAAAGTGGATATTTTTGTTCTCAAGAGATTGTCATTTACTAACTTCTTAATATATAGAAGAAATATAGTCTAAGCACGAGTTTCGCAAAGCAACTAAAAAGGCTTTAATAGTAGCCGAAATCGTTTGGCCGAAATGGTTGGTTATAATAAGGAGGCGCATACTGTTGGTAATTTTGTCGGAGAGTTTGAAAGTTTACAAAACAATTTTCTCTTTCAGAAATTTGAATTTTGCTTTCAATATCAACAACGAATTTCTTGAAAGTGATTTCTTTTCCGAGACGGGCTATTTTTTCAGATTTCTCATTGCTTCTTGTTTCGAAAAATTCCTTTTCAAGTTTAAAAGACTTATTTTTGTTCTGGTACATATTGAACGTGTTTGCAAAGCTTGCTTTGAGTCTATTTGTATAAGcttgatttttatttcttttctgagTGCAAACGTTCATTTTCTGCTTCAAGATTTAAATAAGTGGTTTTGAGCTCTTTCATTTCCAGCTCGTTTTCATTCGTGCCATGATTGATTTTGATTGCTGTTACAATTTGTAATTGAATTGGGTTTCTTTTGCTAATTTTGGTGAATTCTGAGTCTTAAAGGTCCGAAAATGGCAACGAACATGCGATTGATTCTCGCGAGATAAATCCTGCCATACGTTTTGCGTCCCTGCTTTTATGAAATGTACTTTTCGATTTAGGTTTTGGATAGGATTGGGCCAAATTGGGCGCTTTGAAAAACAGGCCCGTGAAAAATGTCCGAATTTGCCACAATTAAAGCATTGGGTTGATTTTGCTTGACAATTCATATTGACGTGCTCTTGAAAACAATGTAATACCCACTTACCACATCTATAACACTGGTTTCGGGGCGATGACTGCGAGGATTGTGGCCTGATGGATGACATCGAGTGTCCCTGGTGCTTTGTTTGGCAAGCGTCGTTGGGTGCAAATGTCCATCTCCGGTTGACCGTTAAGTAAGGAGGGTACATGGTTCGTTTGGATTCGGGGGATGTTGTCTGGTACGTAGTGTTGTTTCGGCATGTGGTAAACATTTCTAACGTCTTCAAGAGCATTTGTGGCAACGATCTTGGTCTTCCAAGGATAGGGTTCGCTGAGGTTCCCAGGATATTGTGCGTAACTCGACTTACAAAACTTAATTAGGCAAGTTACCCGGATTCTCCACCAATTTTTCAtaagattttgttgttgttgtgtattgttgatgatgataggtGATCGATAACAATAAACGTACGAAATTTTGTTATGATAGTTGTATGCCCTGTGACTTGTAGCTCAGAAAAAGTATTTAGAGTATCTTACATTAAGTTTAAAATTTTGGAtacttttgtaaagttcgtattcgcaaagttattcaacaattaaataaaaataatgatttttaacaTGTTCACGTTTTAAATAGCTCGGAAGTATCCgaactgaaataaaataatgatttttaacaTGTTCACGTTTTAAATAGCTCGAAAGTATCCGAACTGTTCCGATATATTCCGATCTGTACGGGTATTGCAGTTATTGACCACGCTCGGGAGGTTCCGATCCGGGTATTGCGGATGGCGCTCACGTtatgcaactcggttttccgatattacccgaatgtttgaaatatgttgTTAACTGTGACGGATCTTTCAAAacatgtgatatttcatgcgacatttaccgctttgtcaataatatataggtGCTTTCATgaatctgaaccatcatatataatatcagcatccatattcacacattgtatgttttatgagagtttgtgatagtgaaaattacaagaattACAActttgataggacgttaattattaaaacaaacaaacaaacattgataaataccAATGtgtgaaaatgaaaaagatCTGTATCAAAATACCAGAAAGACTTTGTTCATTGCATAAAAAGCCTTATTTGACCGGATCGAAGTAGACACTATACTATTTTccattgtttttctttattcCAGGTTTCTGTAATGGTGTTACTAACAGAGGAAATAAGTTTTTTATTGCTTATTCGGATAACTTGTACACGGGAAGCTATCCACAGGAACTCGAACTCTTTATTATGAACTACGAGTCTGTCTCTGTCACAGTTGATATCAGGGCACCTCTCTTCCATGGGTACGAGCTGTCTGAAACTCGCTTGATTCCAAAGGAAAACTACGTCAGGCTAACGTTTAATAGACTTATTCGCCTTAACAAGACAGAAGTTGCACCAAAGGGTATCTTAGTGAACTCCACTCACGATGTAGTTGTGCTTTCTGTTAATCGCGAAACGTATACTAATGATGCGTTTCTGGCCCTACCAGAACCAGCCTTGGGGACGACATATTACGCTGTGTGTTTCTTCCCAACGATGTTTTCAACGCAGTTTGTGGTGATTGGAACTAAAGATAATACTCAAGTGGAAATAACTCTTTCATCAAACCCAGACGCTGATGTTGTTATTTATGACAACACTACATATTATCCAGGTGATGAACTAAGTATCCGAATTGATAAGTTCTACTCGGTTCAGATACAGAGCGTTGGGGACCTGACTGGATCCGTAATACGTACAAATAAGCCGGTTGGGTTTCTGAGTGGCAACATGAGAACAAATATTGGAAATGGAACCACGTCCAGCGACCATTTAGTTGAATATCTAACCCCAGTAAACAAATGGGGTACCAAATTTGCTACAGTTCCTATCCCGGGAAGAACAGTAGGAGATTTCTATAAAGTCGTTGCTAGCGCCCCGGGTACAAGTCTAACGGTAAAATGTTCGGATAAGTATGGTAACACAACATCATATGATGAAGTGCTGGAAAATGCTGGAGATTTTGTAAATCTACACATTGAGTTTGAGAAATATTGTTCGTTCGTTTCTTCTAACGCCGTTATGGTGATCCAGTTTGTACACAGCCAGGACATCAACAATGACGCCGACAGACACGACCCAGCAATGTTGATGATTACACCGGCAGGACAGTACGAAGCTGAGTACAGATTCAATACGCCTCGATACACCTATGGTATATATGACAATATCTTCATGTTTGTTGTCAAGTCTGACCAGCGGTCAGGCATAAGAGTGGATAACGATCCCCTACCAATCAACACGGAGTTCGTGGACATATCTGGTACAGATTTAGTAGGAGGATATGTGGACATATCCGACGGATATCACGCCATCTATCATATCTCCCCCATAGTCGTATTTGGGGGGTATCTCTATGGTCGGGCGAGATATGAGTCCTATGGCATTCCGGCAGGAACACGATTAGCAGATGTCAATGGGGTAGGTAGTTCCTGTGGCTTTTACacattattttatctatttgaGCATTTGGATCTACAAGGAAACCTTTTTCTGTCTTCTAACCACCACAacatacatatgtttataaaatatagttGTTGTGGATAAGAATATCAAAGTGAACTAGAGTTCCCGGAAAATTCAAAAATACACATTGACTTCTCATTCAAAAGAGGCTGTCCTTTCATGACCATTGTTGTAAAAACACACTTTATAGATTTATTGTTGACTTAAGTTTCGGTCAACTTGTGTTATGTTGAACCAGAGGACCAAATTGTTGCCTGAGACCGGAGACCGAAACCAACAGTTCTGTCCGAGAGTTTAACATAACACACGTTGACCGAAAAGTCTACAATATTTTATTAGTCCTTCTATCATGTATGAATACGAAAGAATTCCCtttattacaaatgtataattgtAATGAATGGTGCCAAATAAAAAGAATGCAGACATTAtagttttcaaataaattaatacaaaGAATAAATTCATGTGGTCAAGCAATGATACACTATTTGGCAGAACACAGAACGATACAGCATTGATAAAATTGAAGTCATTTTTTTATTGGTTCTGTCTCGGTTAaggcaaaataattatttttcggCTTCCCCTATAAAAGGTGGGCCAGTTATCTGACAAAATCCTTCTTGCGTTGTTTATTCTTCATAATTCATTTTGAGCGAACAGAGCTTGCTGCTTTAACAATAGAGCATACAGAATCGAGGGATACTCTTTGGGTGTTTGTTTACGAACAagggaaaaataaaaagtcAATAGACGACTTTTTCACCATTCGTATGTCCCGCTTTAAGTTTTACGCTACGGGtgtttgattggtcagtttatATCACGTGATCGTCATATACGTAATGAACATGCGCCTATGTTATTCTTTGCTGACAGAAAAATTGCAAGACGCCATTTTGTTGAACAAGAAATTTATGAATTTCCCACCCTAATCCACTTCCCTGTTGctcaatatattatgtaccaATGCAATATGTTCTACTGATAGCCATTATTGTGAATGTGTGCCAACTTAAAAGTATCTTGTTTTTTGCATCATTGTCCATCCTTggaaaattatgtattttttctcaatatacTAAACATATGTGCCATTTGCAATTATCAATTAAAGTGGTAATTGTCAGTGTTATCTTGATATGATGGCAATCTTTAGGCCGCACCTTCACTCAAAATTATTTTCGATAATTACTTTGGGTtaagtcaaaataaatatttttcggCCACCTTCATAAAAGGTGATCCAATTATCTGCCAAAAATCCTCGttgcgtgtttttttttttttttttattcattttgagCGAACAACGCTTGCTGCTTAAGGCCCGGAATAAGAGAGCATACAGAATTGAGGAAGACTAAGGAAGTGGTATTTGGgtgtttgtatataaataacGGGAAAAGCAACGATTGGTTTACCTCGACTTCCGCCAATGGCGGCGCTCATAACTTCTCGACATACGTGTTTATGTGAGGAGAAACAGACGGAAACAGACAaatgtcattttgttttgttaatattctaTTGTTCTGTGTTCTACAATGTATTATTGCTTAATCACAAATTTATCATTTcgttttttgtaatattttatttcaaaactaaaatgacttcattatttttcatttggtaccatgcattataattatgtatatgtaatgaagaagatataaaacatataaaattcAAGACTCATGCAACAGTTTAGTCCTCTCGTTGAACATAACACATATTGACCTCAAACTTGGTCAATAAATCTATAGTGTTTTCCCCTTTAGTACCAAGCTTTGTAACCAcaacaaatattatttaaagatttaaagaaTATGTTTAGCTAGTAGTGTTGCGATTGATCGAGTTCGTCGAGTATCGTTGGTTTGGGGTCTTTGACCAATTAATCGAGTAAGAAATGTGTAATCGAGTTTCGTCGGGATTGTCCAACATCATTATAAACGAAAGTGTGTAATTAGCCAATCAGTAAAACACGCAAGACATGTCATAGAACACTTTTCGTAATCAATCGCTTGTCTGTGTTGTCgctcatttcaaatattaagcGTCTAAACAAATTGAAGAGCACATACGCATACGTAGTAATGTAAACGTTTAGATAAGTATGCTTATATTTGTGAAAACATGATTAAACCACCTGAGAACCTTGCAACATGTGTAGAAGAaagttaattttgattttttatatgattttcatGGAAAACGTACACGGTCTTCAGTGCGACCAAAGACAAATATAATCGATTTCAATCGATCATCGATTGGTGACACAAACTGGTGATCGACTATGAAAATGCAATCGATTCCCAACACTATGTTTAGCACTGCATGATTACTGCATTATATAAAGCCGTGTCTACTTTCTCGATGTTTTGTTACAATTCCTACTCTTTTagcagtaatatgttatattagTATCTATGTACGGTTattcacattatatattatattaatatctaGTACTGTAGCGGTTATtcaattgatatattatcattaatatctaGCCTGTAGCGGTTAttcaaattgatatattatcattaatatctaGCCTGTAGCGGTTATtcacattgatatattatcattaatatctaGCCTGTAGCGGTTattcacattatatatatctaatcaTATATCTAGCCTGTAGCGGTTAttcaaattgatatattatcattaatatctaGCCCTGTAGCGGTTATtcacattgatatattatcattaatatctaGCCCTGTAGCGGTTATtcacattgatatattatcattaatatctaGTCCTGTAGCGGTTATtcacattgatatattatcaataatatCTAGTCCTGTAGCGGTTATtcacattgatatattatcattaatatctaGTCCTGTAGCGGTTATtcacattgatatattatcattaatatctaGCCTGTAGCGGTTATtcacattgatatattatcattaatatctaGTACTGTACGTAGCATTAttatttacattgatatatattatcattaatatctaGCCCTGTAGCGGTTATtcacattgatatattatcattaatatctaGTACCTGTAGCGGTTATtcacattgatatattatcattaatatctaGCCCTGTAGCGGTTATtcacattgatatattatcattaatatctaGCCCTGTAGCGGTTATtcacattgatatattatcaataatatCTAGTCCTGTAGCGGTTATtcacattgatatattatcattaatatctaGCCCTGTAGCGGTTATtcacattgatatattatcattaatatctaGCCCTGTAGCGGTTATtcacattgatatattatcattaatatctaGCCCTGTAGCGGTTATtcacattgatatattatcattaatatctaGTCCTGTAGCGGTTATtcacattgatatattatcattaatatctaGTCCTGTAGCGGTTATtcacattgatatattatcattaatatctaGCCCTGTAGCGGTTATtcacattgatatattatcattaatattctAGTACCTGTAGCGGTTATtcacattgatatattatcattaatatctaGTACCGTAGCGATTATtcacattgatatattatcattaatatctaCCCTGTAGCGGTTATtcacattgatatattatcattaatatctaGCCCTGTAGCGGTTATtcacattgatatattatcattaatatctaGTCCTGTAGCGGTTATtcacattgatatattatcattaatatctaGTACCGTAGCGATTATtcacattgatatattatcattaatatctaGTCCTGTAGCGGTTATtcacattgatatattatcattaatatctaGTCCTGTAGCGGTTATtcacattgatatattatcattaatatctaGTCCTGTAGCGGTTATtcacattgatatattatcattaatatctaGCCTGTAGCGGTTATtcacattgatatattatcataatATCTAGCCTGTAGCGGTTAttcaaattgatatattatcattaatatctaGCCCTGTACGGTTATtcacattgatatattatcattaatatccAGCCCTGTAGCGGTTATtcacattgatatattatcattaatatctaGTACCGTAGCGATTATtcacattgatatattatcattaatatctaGACCTGTAGCGATTATtcacattgatatattatcattaatatccAGCCCTGTAGCGGTTATtcacattgatatattatcattaatatccAGCCCTGTATCGGTTATtcacattgatatattatcattaatatctaGTACCGTAGCGATTATtcacattgatatattatcattaatatctaGTACCGTAGCGATTATtcacattgatatattatcatttatatcTAGCCCCCCTGTAGCGGTTATtcacattgatatattatcattaatatctaGTCCTGTAGCGGTTATtcacattgatatattatcaataatatCTATCCCTGTAGCGGTATtcacattgatatattatcattaatatctaGTCCTGTAGCGGTTATtcacattgatatattatcattaatatctaGCCCTGTAACGGTTATTCACATTGatatatcatcatcaatatcTAGCCCTGTAGCGGTTATtcacattgatatattatcaataatatCTATCCCTGTAGCGGTATtcacattgatatattatcattaatatctaGTCCTGTAGCGGTTATTcacatttgtatattatcaaTAATATCTAGTCCTGAAGCGGTTattcacatttatatattattattgatatCTGGTACTGTagcggtttttttttaaattgatatattatcatttatatcTAGTCCTGTAGCAGTTAttcaaattgatatattatcaataatatCTAAGCGGTTATTCACATTGAAATATTATCATCAATATCTAGCCCTGTAGCGGTTattcacatttatatatttttaataatatcTAGCCCTGTAGCGGTTATTCACATTGATATATCACCATTAATATCTAGTCATGTAGCTGTTATTCACATTGATATATCACCATTGATATCTAACCCTGTAGCGGTTATTTATACTTacatattatcattaatatctaGTCCTGTAGCGGTTAttcacatgtatatattatcaataatatCTGGTACTGTAGCGGTTAttcacatgtatatattatcaacaatatcTGGTACTGTAGCGGTTATtcacattgatatattatcattaatatccAGCCCTGTATCTGTTATtcacaatgatatatatcatttataccTAGCACTGTAGCGGTTTTTTCACaataatatattatcatttatatcTAGCCCTGTAGTCCGAGTGCAACTGTCCCTGGCGACATTGTTGACAACGACTGTGATGGGCGCATCGACGAGGAACTTGAAAACAACTTAGGTATGCATAGGCCGGAGGCGAAATTCATAGTCCTAATGACATTTTAAATGATATAGGCTAAACCCAATCAATGAAAACGTATCAGCCACCAGCGCATTTTGGCCTTTTTGCTCATAAGTACATAAATcattaatatattgttttgcAAAATCGCTCCCCTGTGTAAAAATGATAGTTATATTTCGATATTATTGTAAATGTAGTCAGAAATCCCTTTATACTATTGGAATTAGCATTAATAATGTTCTATTTGATTATAAATCCATTTGTCCTACTGTCATTACaatcaattaatattttaatttaattaccaGATGACGATGGTGATGGACAAATTGATGAAGATTGTGCCCTTCCTAATTATCCAGGTAcgtatatttacattgtatgttgtgtgatgttctATTTATCCATCTGTTGGTTGATTATAAAGTAAAACTTGTCAAACCCAGTCCTTGTCTATTCCGGGCCCATTGTATCCCGGCGTAATTTTATGGCATATTCCTTcttaatttataaaaattaaaacgttATGATCCCAATGAATCCGCTTAGGTCAAGTTACATTGCACAAAAAACCAGTaaaacctgtttataatgaCCACCGACTGGACAAAGAAAAAAGGTCTTTAAACTGAGGTTATATTGTCACcgtggagaaggttaacggGATTTGGGTGCGCAGGAGGTGCGTACTTTGACTTTGGGGGCGCTGAGGCGGCATTGGGGAGAGCTCGAAGCGAGATAATGGCCGACGgtagttgtttacattttttcaatgCGATCATGGACACATATATTGAGAGGgaaattaaaaaccaacaatttttgcATGTAGAGTGATTTCCATTCTACCGATGAGATGCGTTGAATGACCAGaatgaattgaaatattgaatgaatttctttcactagttctttgtCTTTGATGGcgatgacctgatgtgacattacattaccgggttgcAATCGTGGTTGTagcttgtcaaccgtccatggccagagttaacaTAAGAGACATCGGCTTCAGGAATGTGTTAACTcatcctgtttccaacctagtgattcacatatcgtatatgatgttccaaaCTTCTCATCATAGTCCATACATACTGGTTCTTCTTAATTCATATGAAGAACatttcctcattcttgtgaaccttcaGTGACCATAAAttgcacaggtggattctttgaggtcataaatgaggtccgcagtgaagttccactatttgccaagtctggaaagcactgtagaaaacttttttctggagagt
It encodes:
- the LOC138307126 gene encoding uncharacterized protein; translated protein: MVVFGRAWYVLEGEDFCSGIGLGRPSGFCNGVTNRGNKFFIAYSDNLYTGSYPQELELFIMNYESVSVTVDIRAPLFHGYELSETRLIPKENYVRLTFNRLIRLNKTEVAPKGILVNSTHDVVVLSVNRETYTNDAFLALPEPALGTTYYAVCFFPTMFSTQFVVIGTKDNTQVEITLSSNPDADVVIYDNTTYYPGDELSIRIDKFYSVQIQSVGDLTGSVIRTNKPVGFLSGNMRTNIGNGTTSSDHLVEYLTPVNKWGTKFATVPIPGRTVGDFYKVVASAPGTSLTVKCSDKYGNTTSYDEVLENAGDFVNLHIEFEKYCSFVSSNAVMVIQFVHSQDINNDADRHDPAMLMITPAGQYEAEYRFNTPRYTYGIYDNIFMFVVKSDQRSGIRVDNDPLPINTEFVDISGTDLVGGYVDISDGYHAIYHISPIVVFGGYLYGRARYESYGIPAGTRLADVNGPCSPSATVPGDIVDNDCDGRIDEELENNLDDDGDGQIDEDCALPNYPVDGGWTFWTNWGRCSVTCTSDINPFGYSSRYRYCTEPRAKYDGKNCVGSTRERQICEPDRCPPIDGAWTEWSPWGDCTVCLASFTAANGSHTRTRTCNNPSPEFGGLDCPAEDLTEETERCPCPIDGNWSNWAAWGHCTMTCNPYTGNDLIISGTHTRSRTCTNPTPQHGGTSCDGSDSDVGSCQNNASCPGSVNGAWATWGSWTDCVHIRQRECTNPAPYGTGLDCTGEVNQTMECSSGNSTATTLSTTPSSVLSDTCTCPGSVIRRPPTFPPPPAPEELDNILQELNTQLRINKKETAKYKRSLSSASDPRESSKAMGLMMISFIIIGLLAFILIDLDRLFRLMRT